A stretch of the Procambarus clarkii isolate CNS0578487 chromosome 47, FALCON_Pclarkii_2.0, whole genome shotgun sequence genome encodes the following:
- the LOC123762892 gene encoding uncharacterized protein, with translation MTLMKWLAQGVFLTILCLAHGRESSDAKLLVAAYSTKTAYFLTTSTTTTPYTCAFKVQTQVCQRRRFKRYSSVDDVVVRDLSPLEGTLEDAIEGDAKNKRNPRIALTIWSTTTSTYTVTSTSINSATTFSLSFYCTVSGASALPVCG, from the exons ATGACACT GATGAAGTGGCTGGCTCAAGGCGTGTTCCTCACCATCCTGTGCTTGGCACACG GACGTGAGTCGTCGGACGCCAAGCTGCTGGTGGCGGCGTACTCGACCAAGACGGCGTACTTCctgaccacctccaccaccaccaccccctacacctgCGCCTTCAAGGTCCAGACCCAAGTGTGCCAGCGACGCCGCTTCAAGCGCTACTCCTCCGTCGATGATGTCGTCGTCAGAGACTT GTCGCCCCTGGAAGGAACACTGGAAGATGCCATAGAAGGTGATGCGAAGAACAAGAGGAACCCAAGGATCGCCCTCACcatctggagcaccaccacctccacctacaCCGTCACCTCCACCTCCATCAACtccgccaccaccttctccctctccttctaCTGCACCGTCAGCGGCGCCTCTGCTCTACCAGTCTGTGGGTAA